Part of the Caloranaerobacter sp. TR13 genome is shown below.
TTCACAACATCACCCTATTTATACTAAGTAAAATACACTATAGTTTGAAATATTCTTCAAAAGATTTGGTTACATAATAATGGTCTAAAACCCCTGCCAACTCCCTTATCGAGTGCATTGCTAACATTGGATTTCCAATATCTATAGAACGTATATCTAACTGACTAGATGAAATAGGTCCAATAGTAGATCCTCCTCTTTCATCTGAACGATTTACAAATTTCTGTAAAGGAATACCTGCATTTCTGCAAATCATCTCATATACAGCACAAGAATCACTATCAGTGGTATATGCAAGATTCGCATTAATCTTTATTACTGGCCCTTTATTTATTTTAGGTTTATTAACTGGATCATGCTTTTCTGGCGAATTTGGATGAACTGCATGTGCCATATCTGCTGATATTAAAAATGAACTATAAATTGCTCTAAAGAAATCTTCTTTATCTTTTCCTAATGCATAAACTATTCTTTCTAAAATATTTATCAATATCGGTGATCCTGCACCTTGTTTAGTTTGACTTCCAACTTCCTCATTATCAAAACATACCATTACATTTGTCGCATTTGAAGCTTCTGTATTAACTAATGCAGTTATTCCAGCATGTACCATCGCTAAATCGTCTAATCTTCCACAAGAAATAAATTCTTCATTAAGACCAATAATTTTACCTTTTTCGAATTCATATAAATAAAGATCAAAATCAATAATATCATCTTGTTTTACATTTAAGTGTTCAGATAATAATTTAATTAAATAATTATCTTTCTCAAATTTATTATTAATTAGAGATAATATAGGTAATACATCTTTTTGCTTGTTTATTGAAACTCCTTCATTTATTTTTCTGTTCATATGTATTGCTAAATTTGGTATTATGAGTATCGGCTTATTAATATTTACTAGTCTAGTTTCTGGATATAATGGATTATCACTTTTTAAACTTACTCTACCAGCTAGTGACAAAGGTCTATCAAACCACGTATTTAAAATAGGTCCTCCATATACTTCTGTATTTAATTTAAGATAACTGTCTTCAGATATCATCTCAGGTGATGGTTTAATTCTAAATGTTGGAGCATCAGTATGCGCACCGATTAGCTTAAACCCATCTTTTTCAATTTCCCCTTTTCCTACTACAAACGCTACTAAAGCAGAGTCATTTTTTGTTACAAAGTATTTTCCACCTTTTTGTATGTTCCATCTATCTCTTAATTTTAATTCATTAAATCCCTTATTTATTAAAATTTCTTTTATACTTTTTACAGCATGATATTGAGTTGGACTTTTATAAATAAAATCTATTAATTCTTGTGCTAACTTTAGTTCTTTAGTCATAATCTACCTCCTACCCAATAATGTTTTTATATTATTCATCTCCAAACTCTTCTAGAAATGCCTTAGAAACAAGCTCAAACTCTTCATCGCTTTCTATATTAATAAGGTTAATCCCTTCCTCTGTTTCTTTAAATTCATATAATAAAACTCTCTCTTCTCCTACTGGCAGCAATGCAACAAATTCTTTGTCTCTTAGCTCAATTGTCGTTAACACTAAACATTCTACTTCTTTATCATCTTCTAAAATAAGATGTATCCTTGGAAAATCCTCATATTCATGATCATGTTCATGGTCATGAGTATGTTCATGATTACAACCACATTGGCACATTATTTCTTTATTATCTTTTTTCATTTTCATTCTCCTTTATCTTTTATTTTATTTCTTTTAATACTGCTAACAAATAATCCCATGTTCTTTTAGTAGAAGATATGCTTAAATGTTCATTTGGTGTATGAACATCATACATATTAGGACCAAAAGAAATCATATCAATATCTCCTAACTTTTCTTTAAAAAGCCCACATTCTAACCCTGCGTGTATCGCAGTAATTTTAGGCTCTTCTCCATATAAATCCTTATATACTTTAACAAATATTTTGCGAATATATGAGTTAGGATTATACTGCCATTCAGGATAATCAGACTCTGTAATAAGCTTAGCTCCTATAGCTTTTGCCACAGTTTCTGTCTGTGATACTATATCATACTTTAAGCTTCTTACTGAACTTCTAACTGCACTTTCAAACACTACTTCATTGTCCTTAATAGCTACTACTCCAAGGTTAGTTGAGCTTTGAACTAAACCTTGTATTTCCATACTCATAGTTTGTATACCATTCGGTATCATAACCAATAAATCTACTACTTTTTCTGTTGTTTCAATTGAAAATACACTATCAATATTATCATTCAGTTTTTCAAGCTCCACATTTACATCAGGATCAGTAGACTTAAATTCATTTCTTAATGTTTCATTCCAATACTTAACTTTTTCATTTAGTTTTTGCTCATTTTGTGGGTTAGTTAATATAACTACCTCAGCTTCTCTAGGAATTGCATTCATTTTAGCCCCACCACTAATATTTGCTAAATAAAAATTTATCGTTTTCTGTATATCCTTTAATACTCTTCCCATAAGTTTGTTAGCATTACCTCTACCTTTATTGATTTCCATACCTGAATGGCCACCTTTTAACCCTTTAAGCTTTATTCTATATGTATTTAATTCTTCATCAACTTGCTTTTTAACTATAGGAAGTATAACTCTCGTTCTCACTCCGCCTGCACAGCTTACTAAAAGTTTGCCTTCTTCTTCTGAATCGATATTTATAAGTATTTTACCTTTTAAAATTGAAGGATTTAAAGCTGAAGCTCCTCCCATACCAGTTTCCTCTTCAGTAGTAAAAACAACTTCAAGTGGTGGATGTGGTATATCATTTGACTCTAATATTGCTAAACAATAAGCTATTGCTATCCCATTGTCTGCACCTAATGTT
Proteins encoded:
- a CDS encoding M18 family aminopeptidase, whose protein sequence is MTKELKLAQELIDFIYKSPTQYHAVKSIKEILINKGFNELKLRDRWNIQKGGKYFVTKNDSALVAFVVGKGEIEKDGFKLIGAHTDAPTFRIKPSPEMISEDSYLKLNTEVYGGPILNTWFDRPLSLAGRVSLKSDNPLYPETRLVNINKPILIIPNLAIHMNRKINEGVSINKQKDVLPILSLINNKFEKDNYLIKLLSEHLNVKQDDIIDFDLYLYEFEKGKIIGLNEEFISCGRLDDLAMVHAGITALVNTEASNATNVMVCFDNEEVGSQTKQGAGSPILINILERIVYALGKDKEDFFRAIYSSFLISADMAHAVHPNSPEKHDPVNKPKINKGPVIKINANLAYTTDSDSCAVYEMICRNAGIPLQKFVNRSDERGGSTIGPISSSQLDIRSIDIGNPMLAMHSIRELAGVLDHYYVTKSFEEYFKL
- a CDS encoding DUF1292 domain-containing protein, which codes for MKKDNKEIMCQCGCNHEHTHDHEHDHEYEDFPRIHLILEDDKEVECLVLTTIELRDKEFVALLPVGEERVLLYEFKETEEGINLINIESDEEFELVSKAFLEEFGDE
- a CDS encoding aminoacyl-histidine dipeptidase → IPRGSGNEREISDYLVSFAKKNNLEVIQDDALNVIIKKSGTSGYENSPIVILQGHMDMVCEKDKEIEHDFEKDPLKLRVDGDFVRATGTTLGADNGIAIAYCLAILESNDIPHPPLEVVFTTEEETGMGGASALNPSILKGKILINIDSEEEGKLLVSCAGGVRTRVILPIVKKQVDEELNTYRIKLKGLKGGHSGMEINKGRGNANKLMGRVLKDIQKTINFYLANISGGAKMNAIPREAEVVILTNPQNEQKLNEKVKYWNETLRNEFKSTDPDVNVELEKLNDNIDSVFSIETTEKVVDLLVMIPNGIQTMSMEIQGLVQSSTNLGVVAIKDNEVVFESAVRSSVRSLKYDIVSQTETVAKAIGAKLITESDYPEWQYNPNSYIRKIFVKVYKDLYGEEPKITAIHAGLECGLFKEKLGDIDMISFGPNMYDVHTPNEHLSISSTKRTWDYLLAVLKEIK